In Hasllibacter sp. MH4015, the following proteins share a genomic window:
- a CDS encoding pitrilysin family protein, which translates to MSVEIHTLKNGLRIVTEHMPGLESAALGLWVSAGGRHERVEQNGIAHFLEHMAFKGTKRRSALQIAEEIEDVGGYINAYTSREVTAYYARVLKQDVALALDLIGDIVLNPVFDPKEIEIERGVILQEIGQAADTPDDIIFDWLQEVAYPEQPLGRTILGPAERVQAFGRADFDRFVGENYGPEQLILSAAGAVDHAEIVRLAEATFGHLTPVSGTVPMPGQFAGGEHRVVKGLEQAHFTLALEAPGYRSDDIYTAQIFATALGGGMSSRLFQEIREKRGLCYTIYSQVGSYDDTGLLTIYAGTSAEDLPELVGLTVDELRRSAETMTEAELARARAQMKAGLLMGLESPSARAERLARLVAIWNRVPPLEETVARVDAVTLAGLKDHAGALGRAGRAAMALYGPVEAAPDLSRVTERLAA; encoded by the coding sequence GTGAGTGTTGAGATCCATACCCTGAAGAACGGCCTGCGCATCGTGACGGAACATATGCCAGGGCTCGAATCCGCGGCGCTCGGCCTTTGGGTCAGCGCGGGCGGGCGGCACGAACGGGTGGAGCAGAACGGCATCGCGCATTTCCTCGAACACATGGCGTTCAAGGGCACCAAGCGACGCAGCGCCTTGCAGATCGCCGAGGAAATCGAAGACGTTGGCGGCTATATCAACGCATACACGTCGCGCGAAGTGACGGCTTATTACGCGCGGGTGTTGAAACAGGATGTGGCCCTTGCGCTCGACCTGATCGGGGACATTGTCCTGAACCCCGTGTTCGATCCCAAGGAGATCGAGATCGAGCGCGGTGTGATCCTTCAGGAAATCGGGCAGGCCGCCGATACGCCCGACGACATCATCTTCGACTGGTTGCAAGAAGTGGCCTATCCTGAGCAACCCTTGGGCCGCACGATCCTTGGCCCGGCAGAGCGGGTGCAGGCCTTTGGCCGCGCCGATTTCGACCGCTTCGTGGGGGAGAATTACGGCCCCGAACAGTTGATCCTGTCCGCTGCCGGTGCCGTGGACCACGCCGAGATTGTGCGCCTGGCCGAGGCGACGTTCGGCCACCTGACGCCCGTGTCCGGCACGGTGCCAATGCCGGGCCAGTTCGCCGGTGGCGAACATCGCGTGGTCAAAGGGCTGGAGCAGGCGCATTTCACGCTCGCGCTTGAAGCGCCCGGCTACCGCTCGGACGATATCTATACCGCGCAGATTTTTGCCACAGCCCTTGGCGGCGGCATGTCGTCCCGCCTGTTCCAGGAAATCCGCGAAAAGCGTGGCCTGTGCTACACGATCTATTCGCAAGTGGGCAGCTATGACGACACCGGGTTGCTGACAATCTATGCCGGAACCTCCGCTGAGGATCTGCCGGAACTGGTCGGCCTGACAGTCGATGAATTGCGCCGCTCGGCCGAGACGATGACGGAGGCTGAATTGGCCCGCGCGCGGGCGCAGATGAAGGCGGGTTTGCTGATGGGGCTCGAAAGCCCGTCGGCGCGCGCGGAACGTCTGGCGCGGCTGGTGGCGATCTGGAACCGCGTGCCGCCGCTGGAGGAAACCGTGGCGCGTGTGGATGCGGTGACGCTGGCCGGGCTGAAGGACCATGCGGGCGCGTTGGGCCGCGCGGGTCGTGCGGCCATGGCGCTTTACGGGCCGGTCGAGGCCGCCCCCGACCTTTCCCGAGTGACGGAGCGTCTGGCGGCCTGA